In Salvia miltiorrhiza cultivar Shanhuang (shh) chromosome 4, IMPLAD_Smil_shh, whole genome shotgun sequence, the DNA window AAGGTTCCTCCATCGTTTTGCCCCGTACAAGAAAACAGCGCAAACGTGTCAAACGAAAAGGTACAACACCATCACTTACAAATTCTCACCCTGCTGAAACTGAAAGTGcttttcacagtgaaaatcaggGAGAAGTGGAAAGCCATGAAGACGAAGAAGCTCAAAGAGAAAGCAAATGTTACTCCACTCGTGACCAAGTACTGGCTCCAAAGATATGATCTCTTCTCCAAATACGATGCGGGGATCAAAATGGATGAAGAGGGGTGGTTCTCCGTCACGCCGGAGGAAATCGCCGCCCGCCAGGCCCGCCGCTTCGCCGGTGCCGGTGTTGTCATTGATGCTTTCGCCGGCGTTGGAGGAAACGCCATTCAGTTTGCCAAAGTGTAAATTTCTTCATACTGTCCAAGTAATTTAAGCTTATTGCACTGCAAATATTTACACTGTCAAGTGATCTTTGCTTGCATTTTATATGCGGTTTGGGGCTTTTACTTTTGGGGTTTACTTTCTATGATTGAAATGATACATGGttaagtatttttattcttatcactaggatttctccaatcctaACCTTTCAATGAGAtataaatcaagcaaaattaactcaaatgatagaaattatcaagggccttgggatattccaaagtttcaatctatATTAGTAAACAATAGATTATCTtacactatttttatttatataagcTAATCCTTAAAAGTGAACGCCCCCTTCGGTGTTCCAGTAGTAGGATGGAGTTGGCCTGTGTTTAATAACTGCAAACTATAAAGAACTCCATGGAACACAAGCTTGTGTTAAGAACATCTATTAGTTGCATTTGAGGCCAATTAATATTGATGGGATCGTTGCAATTCTAGGGTGTCTTATAACCAAAACTTCAAATTGTATATCATATGATAGAGTGAAGGGATTGAGAAAAGAAGAAATTGATTGTAATAAATAATGAACTTTGAAAACAAAAGGAAACCCAAATAATAAACTGTGTCATCATATGAATGAAAATACTTGGAAAGAGAGAAGAGGAAATGTTGTTGATCATAGTTAGTTCCTAGTTTTGCTATTATATCATTTTTATGTAGAAAGCAAATTAGTATGCTTGGTTGGCCACCCATGTCTGCTTGGTACCTTTATTTGAAGTTCTAAGTTGTCTAATCGGAAAATGATAATGGCGTCCAAACTAGATTGAGATGCTATATTAGGAAACTCAAGTGAG includes these proteins:
- the LOC131019435 gene encoding uncharacterized protein LOC131019435 isoform X5, encoding MATAKGSSIVLPRTRKQRKRVKRKVKIREKWKAMKTKKLKEKANVTPLVTKYWLQRYDLFSKYDAGIKMDEEGWFSVTPEEIAARQARRFAGAGVVIDAFAGVGGNAIQFAKVIVRCHHVVAIEIDPKKVALAFHNAKIYGVQDQIDFIVGDFFQLAPFLKGDVVFLSPPWGGPSYKAKENFTLDLLKPKDGLTHHGYNSEQPFFVSSCPGDNT